A genomic stretch from Acinonyx jubatus isolate Ajub_Pintada_27869175 chromosome E2, VMU_Ajub_asm_v1.0, whole genome shotgun sequence includes:
- the ZNF132 gene encoding zinc finger protein 132 isoform X2 has product MTPQCLSLSLPCTTPPTPQTLTRPATSLMDPGQPICWPSSLAVSSLQSPVTFEDVAVYFSKEEWGLLDAGQRDLYHNVMLENFELMTSLGCWHGVEDEGAHSKQNASIQGMLQVRIPTANPSMQKADTCDMCGPFLKDILHLDEHQRTYPESTLYTCGACGREFWFSVNLHQHQEEHSREKPFRWDKDRDSFVERSIVHLSEKTFTCGEDGEDALDSHDRFQHPAIESSGKPYRSTECRKAFSHSSNLEQLLEVHSTQELFKCNDCGKVFQKSSTLLNHLRIHSEETLFRCPTVENSLEEKSTLVNHQKCHNEETCHVCKECEKTFSHPSKLRKHQKFHTGVKHYKCNDCGKTFSHKLTLVHHQRIHTGERPYECSECGKAFNNRSHLTRHEKVHTGERPFECSKCGRAFSQSSNFLRHQKVHTQVRPYECNQCGKAFSRSSALIQHWRVHTGERPYECSECGRTFNNNSNLAQHQKVHTGERPFECSECGRDFSQSSHLLRHQKVHTGERPFECSECGKAFSNSSTLIQHQKVHTGQRPYECSECRKAFSRSSSLIQHWRIHTGERPYECSECGKAFAHSSSLIEHWRVHTRERPYECSECGKFFSQNSILIKHQKVHTGERPYQCSECGKFFSRKSSLIYHWRVHTGERPYECSECGRAFSNNSHLVRHQRVHTRERPYECSQCGKAFSERSTLVRHQIVHTRERTYECGHCGKIFSRLCNLAQHKRIHT; this is encoded by the exons ATGACCCCGCAGTGCTTGTCACTGTCGCTGCCTTGCACGACCCCGCCCACTCCACAGACTCTGACCAGGCCAGCAACCTCGCTGATGGACCCCGGGCAG ccCATCTGTTGGCCTTCTAGCTTAGCTGTTTCATCATTGCAAAGCCCAGTGACCTTTGAAGATGTGGCTGTGTACTTTTCCAAGGAGGAGTGGGGGCTTCTTGATGCAGGCCAGAGGGACCTGTACCACAATGTTATGCTGGAGAACTTTGAGCTCATGACCTCACTTG GTTGTTGGCATGGAGTGGAAGATGAGGGGGCCCATTCCAAGCAGAATGCTTCTATACAAGGGATGTTACAGGTCAGGATCCCCACTGCAAATCCTTCCATGCAGAAGGCTGACACCTGTGATATGTGTGGCCCATTCTTGAAAGACATTTTGCACCTGGATGAACATCAAAGAACATATCCTGAGAGTACCCTCTATACATGTGGAGCATGTGGAAGAGAGTTTTGGTTCAGTGTGAACCTTCACCAGCACCAGGAGGAGCACAGTAGAGAAAAGCCCTTCAGATGGGACAAGGACAGGGACTCATTTGTGGAACGCTCTATAGTCCATCTGTCAGAGAAGACTTTCACTTGTGGGGAAGATGGTGAGGATGCCTTGGACAGCCATGACCGCTTCCAGCATCCAGCCATTGAGAGCAGTGGGAAGCCATATAGAAGCACAGAGTGCAGGAAGGCCTTTTCACACAGTTCTAATCTTGAGCAGCTCTTAGAAGTCCATTCCACCCAGGAGCTCTTCAAGTGCAACGACTGTGGAAAAGTCTTTCAGAAGAGCTCCACCCTCCTCAACCACCTGAGAATTCATTCTGAAGAGACACTGTTTAGATGCCCAACAGTTGAAAATTCCTTAGAGGAGAAATCAACCCTTGTTAATCACCAAAAATGTCATAATGAAGAGACATGTCATGTATGTAAAGAGTGTGAGAAGACCTTCAGTCACCCTTCTAAACTGAGGAAGCACCAGAAATTTCACACTGGAGTAAAACATTATAAGTGCAATGATTGTGGGAAAACCTTCAGCCACAAACTCACACTTGTTCATCACCAGCGAATTCATACAGGAGAAAGACCTTatgagtgcagtgaatgtgggaaagcctttaatAACAGGTCACACCTCACTCGACATGAGAaagttcacactggagaaaggccttTTGAGTGCAGCAAATGTGGAAGAGCCTTCAGCCAAAGCTCTAATTTCCTTCGGCACCAGAAAGTTCACACCCAAGTAAGACCATATGAGTGCAATCAATGTGGTAAAGCCTTCAGCCGTAGCTCTGCTCTCATTCAACACTggagagttcacactggagaaaggccttatgagTGCAGCGAGTGTGGAAGAACTTTTAATAATAACTCCAACCTTGCTCAGCACCAGAAAGTTCACACTGGAGAACGGCCTTTtgagtgcagtgaatgtggaaGAGACTTCAGCCAGAGCTCCCACCTCCTTCGACATCAGAAAGTTCACACTGGAGAACGGCCTTTtgagtgcagtgaatgtggaaaagccttcagcAATAGCTCCACTCTCATTCAGCACCAGAAAGTACATACCGGGCAAAGGCCTTATGAATGCAGTGAATGTAGAAAGGCCTTCAGTCGCAGCTCCAGCCTGATTCAGCACTGGAGAATTCACACCGGCGAAAGGCCTTatgagtgcagtgaatgtgggaaagcctttgcTCACAGTTCCAGTCTCATTGAGCACTGGAGAGTTCACACAAGAGAAAGGCCTTatgagtgcagtgaatgtgggaaattctTTAGCCAGAACTCCATTCTCATTAAACATCAGAaagttcacactggagaaaggccttatCAGTGCAGCGAATGTGGGAAGTTCTTTAGCCGAAAGTCCAGCCTTATTTATCACTggagagttcacactggagaaaggccttatgagTGCAGTGAGTGCGGGAGAGCCTTCAGCAATAATTCTCACCTGGTTCGTCACCAGAGAGTTCACACACGGGAAAGGCCCTATGAGTGCAGtcaatgtgggaaagcctttagtgAACGATCCACACTTGTTCGACACCAGATAGTACACACCAGAGAAAGGACTTATGagtgtggccactgtggaaaaattTTTAGCCGTCTTTGCAATCTTGCTCAGCATAAAAGGATTCATACCTGA
- the ZNF132 gene encoding zinc finger protein 132 isoform X1, with translation MHFYPSANGSSFLSLGFPRCRTEPICWPSSLAVSSLQSPVTFEDVAVYFSKEEWGLLDAGQRDLYHNVMLENFELMTSLGCWHGVEDEGAHSKQNASIQGMLQVRIPTANPSMQKADTCDMCGPFLKDILHLDEHQRTYPESTLYTCGACGREFWFSVNLHQHQEEHSREKPFRWDKDRDSFVERSIVHLSEKTFTCGEDGEDALDSHDRFQHPAIESSGKPYRSTECRKAFSHSSNLEQLLEVHSTQELFKCNDCGKVFQKSSTLLNHLRIHSEETLFRCPTVENSLEEKSTLVNHQKCHNEETCHVCKECEKTFSHPSKLRKHQKFHTGVKHYKCNDCGKTFSHKLTLVHHQRIHTGERPYECSECGKAFNNRSHLTRHEKVHTGERPFECSKCGRAFSQSSNFLRHQKVHTQVRPYECNQCGKAFSRSSALIQHWRVHTGERPYECSECGRTFNNNSNLAQHQKVHTGERPFECSECGRDFSQSSHLLRHQKVHTGERPFECSECGKAFSNSSTLIQHQKVHTGQRPYECSECRKAFSRSSSLIQHWRIHTGERPYECSECGKAFAHSSSLIEHWRVHTRERPYECSECGKFFSQNSILIKHQKVHTGERPYQCSECGKFFSRKSSLIYHWRVHTGERPYECSECGRAFSNNSHLVRHQRVHTRERPYECSQCGKAFSERSTLVRHQIVHTRERTYECGHCGKIFSRLCNLAQHKRIHT, from the exons ATGCACTTTTACCCCTCGGCTAATGGTTCCTCCttcctgagccttggtttccccagaTGTAGAACGGAG ccCATCTGTTGGCCTTCTAGCTTAGCTGTTTCATCATTGCAAAGCCCAGTGACCTTTGAAGATGTGGCTGTGTACTTTTCCAAGGAGGAGTGGGGGCTTCTTGATGCAGGCCAGAGGGACCTGTACCACAATGTTATGCTGGAGAACTTTGAGCTCATGACCTCACTTG GTTGTTGGCATGGAGTGGAAGATGAGGGGGCCCATTCCAAGCAGAATGCTTCTATACAAGGGATGTTACAGGTCAGGATCCCCACTGCAAATCCTTCCATGCAGAAGGCTGACACCTGTGATATGTGTGGCCCATTCTTGAAAGACATTTTGCACCTGGATGAACATCAAAGAACATATCCTGAGAGTACCCTCTATACATGTGGAGCATGTGGAAGAGAGTTTTGGTTCAGTGTGAACCTTCACCAGCACCAGGAGGAGCACAGTAGAGAAAAGCCCTTCAGATGGGACAAGGACAGGGACTCATTTGTGGAACGCTCTATAGTCCATCTGTCAGAGAAGACTTTCACTTGTGGGGAAGATGGTGAGGATGCCTTGGACAGCCATGACCGCTTCCAGCATCCAGCCATTGAGAGCAGTGGGAAGCCATATAGAAGCACAGAGTGCAGGAAGGCCTTTTCACACAGTTCTAATCTTGAGCAGCTCTTAGAAGTCCATTCCACCCAGGAGCTCTTCAAGTGCAACGACTGTGGAAAAGTCTTTCAGAAGAGCTCCACCCTCCTCAACCACCTGAGAATTCATTCTGAAGAGACACTGTTTAGATGCCCAACAGTTGAAAATTCCTTAGAGGAGAAATCAACCCTTGTTAATCACCAAAAATGTCATAATGAAGAGACATGTCATGTATGTAAAGAGTGTGAGAAGACCTTCAGTCACCCTTCTAAACTGAGGAAGCACCAGAAATTTCACACTGGAGTAAAACATTATAAGTGCAATGATTGTGGGAAAACCTTCAGCCACAAACTCACACTTGTTCATCACCAGCGAATTCATACAGGAGAAAGACCTTatgagtgcagtgaatgtgggaaagcctttaatAACAGGTCACACCTCACTCGACATGAGAaagttcacactggagaaaggccttTTGAGTGCAGCAAATGTGGAAGAGCCTTCAGCCAAAGCTCTAATTTCCTTCGGCACCAGAAAGTTCACACCCAAGTAAGACCATATGAGTGCAATCAATGTGGTAAAGCCTTCAGCCGTAGCTCTGCTCTCATTCAACACTggagagttcacactggagaaaggccttatgagTGCAGCGAGTGTGGAAGAACTTTTAATAATAACTCCAACCTTGCTCAGCACCAGAAAGTTCACACTGGAGAACGGCCTTTtgagtgcagtgaatgtggaaGAGACTTCAGCCAGAGCTCCCACCTCCTTCGACATCAGAAAGTTCACACTGGAGAACGGCCTTTtgagtgcagtgaatgtggaaaagccttcagcAATAGCTCCACTCTCATTCAGCACCAGAAAGTACATACCGGGCAAAGGCCTTATGAATGCAGTGAATGTAGAAAGGCCTTCAGTCGCAGCTCCAGCCTGATTCAGCACTGGAGAATTCACACCGGCGAAAGGCCTTatgagtgcagtgaatgtgggaaagcctttgcTCACAGTTCCAGTCTCATTGAGCACTGGAGAGTTCACACAAGAGAAAGGCCTTatgagtgcagtgaatgtgggaaattctTTAGCCAGAACTCCATTCTCATTAAACATCAGAaagttcacactggagaaaggccttatCAGTGCAGCGAATGTGGGAAGTTCTTTAGCCGAAAGTCCAGCCTTATTTATCACTggagagttcacactggagaaaggccttatgagTGCAGTGAGTGCGGGAGAGCCTTCAGCAATAATTCTCACCTGGTTCGTCACCAGAGAGTTCACACACGGGAAAGGCCCTATGAGTGCAGtcaatgtgggaaagcctttagtgAACGATCCACACTTGTTCGACACCAGATAGTACACACCAGAGAAAGGACTTATGagtgtggccactgtggaaaaattTTTAGCCGTCTTTGCAATCTTGCTCAGCATAAAAGGATTCATACCTGA
- the ZNF132 gene encoding zinc finger protein 132 isoform X3, with protein sequence MDGFTPICWPSSLAVSSLQSPVTFEDVAVYFSKEEWGLLDAGQRDLYHNVMLENFELMTSLGCWHGVEDEGAHSKQNASIQGMLQVRIPTANPSMQKADTCDMCGPFLKDILHLDEHQRTYPESTLYTCGACGREFWFSVNLHQHQEEHSREKPFRWDKDRDSFVERSIVHLSEKTFTCGEDGEDALDSHDRFQHPAIESSGKPYRSTECRKAFSHSSNLEQLLEVHSTQELFKCNDCGKVFQKSSTLLNHLRIHSEETLFRCPTVENSLEEKSTLVNHQKCHNEETCHVCKECEKTFSHPSKLRKHQKFHTGVKHYKCNDCGKTFSHKLTLVHHQRIHTGERPYECSECGKAFNNRSHLTRHEKVHTGERPFECSKCGRAFSQSSNFLRHQKVHTQVRPYECNQCGKAFSRSSALIQHWRVHTGERPYECSECGRTFNNNSNLAQHQKVHTGERPFECSECGRDFSQSSHLLRHQKVHTGERPFECSECGKAFSNSSTLIQHQKVHTGQRPYECSECRKAFSRSSSLIQHWRIHTGERPYECSECGKAFAHSSSLIEHWRVHTRERPYECSECGKFFSQNSILIKHQKVHTGERPYQCSECGKFFSRKSSLIYHWRVHTGERPYECSECGRAFSNNSHLVRHQRVHTRERPYECSQCGKAFSERSTLVRHQIVHTRERTYECGHCGKIFSRLCNLAQHKRIHT encoded by the exons ATGGATGGGTTCACT ccCATCTGTTGGCCTTCTAGCTTAGCTGTTTCATCATTGCAAAGCCCAGTGACCTTTGAAGATGTGGCTGTGTACTTTTCCAAGGAGGAGTGGGGGCTTCTTGATGCAGGCCAGAGGGACCTGTACCACAATGTTATGCTGGAGAACTTTGAGCTCATGACCTCACTTG GTTGTTGGCATGGAGTGGAAGATGAGGGGGCCCATTCCAAGCAGAATGCTTCTATACAAGGGATGTTACAGGTCAGGATCCCCACTGCAAATCCTTCCATGCAGAAGGCTGACACCTGTGATATGTGTGGCCCATTCTTGAAAGACATTTTGCACCTGGATGAACATCAAAGAACATATCCTGAGAGTACCCTCTATACATGTGGAGCATGTGGAAGAGAGTTTTGGTTCAGTGTGAACCTTCACCAGCACCAGGAGGAGCACAGTAGAGAAAAGCCCTTCAGATGGGACAAGGACAGGGACTCATTTGTGGAACGCTCTATAGTCCATCTGTCAGAGAAGACTTTCACTTGTGGGGAAGATGGTGAGGATGCCTTGGACAGCCATGACCGCTTCCAGCATCCAGCCATTGAGAGCAGTGGGAAGCCATATAGAAGCACAGAGTGCAGGAAGGCCTTTTCACACAGTTCTAATCTTGAGCAGCTCTTAGAAGTCCATTCCACCCAGGAGCTCTTCAAGTGCAACGACTGTGGAAAAGTCTTTCAGAAGAGCTCCACCCTCCTCAACCACCTGAGAATTCATTCTGAAGAGACACTGTTTAGATGCCCAACAGTTGAAAATTCCTTAGAGGAGAAATCAACCCTTGTTAATCACCAAAAATGTCATAATGAAGAGACATGTCATGTATGTAAAGAGTGTGAGAAGACCTTCAGTCACCCTTCTAAACTGAGGAAGCACCAGAAATTTCACACTGGAGTAAAACATTATAAGTGCAATGATTGTGGGAAAACCTTCAGCCACAAACTCACACTTGTTCATCACCAGCGAATTCATACAGGAGAAAGACCTTatgagtgcagtgaatgtgggaaagcctttaatAACAGGTCACACCTCACTCGACATGAGAaagttcacactggagaaaggccttTTGAGTGCAGCAAATGTGGAAGAGCCTTCAGCCAAAGCTCTAATTTCCTTCGGCACCAGAAAGTTCACACCCAAGTAAGACCATATGAGTGCAATCAATGTGGTAAAGCCTTCAGCCGTAGCTCTGCTCTCATTCAACACTggagagttcacactggagaaaggccttatgagTGCAGCGAGTGTGGAAGAACTTTTAATAATAACTCCAACCTTGCTCAGCACCAGAAAGTTCACACTGGAGAACGGCCTTTtgagtgcagtgaatgtggaaGAGACTTCAGCCAGAGCTCCCACCTCCTTCGACATCAGAAAGTTCACACTGGAGAACGGCCTTTtgagtgcagtgaatgtggaaaagccttcagcAATAGCTCCACTCTCATTCAGCACCAGAAAGTACATACCGGGCAAAGGCCTTATGAATGCAGTGAATGTAGAAAGGCCTTCAGTCGCAGCTCCAGCCTGATTCAGCACTGGAGAATTCACACCGGCGAAAGGCCTTatgagtgcagtgaatgtgggaaagcctttgcTCACAGTTCCAGTCTCATTGAGCACTGGAGAGTTCACACAAGAGAAAGGCCTTatgagtgcagtgaatgtgggaaattctTTAGCCAGAACTCCATTCTCATTAAACATCAGAaagttcacactggagaaaggccttatCAGTGCAGCGAATGTGGGAAGTTCTTTAGCCGAAAGTCCAGCCTTATTTATCACTggagagttcacactggagaaaggccttatgagTGCAGTGAGTGCGGGAGAGCCTTCAGCAATAATTCTCACCTGGTTCGTCACCAGAGAGTTCACACACGGGAAAGGCCCTATGAGTGCAGtcaatgtgggaaagcctttagtgAACGATCCACACTTGTTCGACACCAGATAGTACACACCAGAGAAAGGACTTATGagtgtggccactgtggaaaaattTTTAGCCGTCTTTGCAATCTTGCTCAGCATAAAAGGATTCATACCTGA
- the ZNF132 gene encoding zinc finger protein 132 isoform X4 yields MLQVRIPTANPSMQKADTCDMCGPFLKDILHLDEHQRTYPESTLYTCGACGREFWFSVNLHQHQEEHSREKPFRWDKDRDSFVERSIVHLSEKTFTCGEDGEDALDSHDRFQHPAIESSGKPYRSTECRKAFSHSSNLEQLLEVHSTQELFKCNDCGKVFQKSSTLLNHLRIHSEETLFRCPTVENSLEEKSTLVNHQKCHNEETCHVCKECEKTFSHPSKLRKHQKFHTGVKHYKCNDCGKTFSHKLTLVHHQRIHTGERPYECSECGKAFNNRSHLTRHEKVHTGERPFECSKCGRAFSQSSNFLRHQKVHTQVRPYECNQCGKAFSRSSALIQHWRVHTGERPYECSECGRTFNNNSNLAQHQKVHTGERPFECSECGRDFSQSSHLLRHQKVHTGERPFECSECGKAFSNSSTLIQHQKVHTGQRPYECSECRKAFSRSSSLIQHWRIHTGERPYECSECGKAFAHSSSLIEHWRVHTRERPYECSECGKFFSQNSILIKHQKVHTGERPYQCSECGKFFSRKSSLIYHWRVHTGERPYECSECGRAFSNNSHLVRHQRVHTRERPYECSQCGKAFSERSTLVRHQIVHTRERTYECGHCGKIFSRLCNLAQHKRIHT; encoded by the coding sequence ATGTTACAGGTCAGGATCCCCACTGCAAATCCTTCCATGCAGAAGGCTGACACCTGTGATATGTGTGGCCCATTCTTGAAAGACATTTTGCACCTGGATGAACATCAAAGAACATATCCTGAGAGTACCCTCTATACATGTGGAGCATGTGGAAGAGAGTTTTGGTTCAGTGTGAACCTTCACCAGCACCAGGAGGAGCACAGTAGAGAAAAGCCCTTCAGATGGGACAAGGACAGGGACTCATTTGTGGAACGCTCTATAGTCCATCTGTCAGAGAAGACTTTCACTTGTGGGGAAGATGGTGAGGATGCCTTGGACAGCCATGACCGCTTCCAGCATCCAGCCATTGAGAGCAGTGGGAAGCCATATAGAAGCACAGAGTGCAGGAAGGCCTTTTCACACAGTTCTAATCTTGAGCAGCTCTTAGAAGTCCATTCCACCCAGGAGCTCTTCAAGTGCAACGACTGTGGAAAAGTCTTTCAGAAGAGCTCCACCCTCCTCAACCACCTGAGAATTCATTCTGAAGAGACACTGTTTAGATGCCCAACAGTTGAAAATTCCTTAGAGGAGAAATCAACCCTTGTTAATCACCAAAAATGTCATAATGAAGAGACATGTCATGTATGTAAAGAGTGTGAGAAGACCTTCAGTCACCCTTCTAAACTGAGGAAGCACCAGAAATTTCACACTGGAGTAAAACATTATAAGTGCAATGATTGTGGGAAAACCTTCAGCCACAAACTCACACTTGTTCATCACCAGCGAATTCATACAGGAGAAAGACCTTatgagtgcagtgaatgtgggaaagcctttaatAACAGGTCACACCTCACTCGACATGAGAaagttcacactggagaaaggccttTTGAGTGCAGCAAATGTGGAAGAGCCTTCAGCCAAAGCTCTAATTTCCTTCGGCACCAGAAAGTTCACACCCAAGTAAGACCATATGAGTGCAATCAATGTGGTAAAGCCTTCAGCCGTAGCTCTGCTCTCATTCAACACTggagagttcacactggagaaaggccttatgagTGCAGCGAGTGTGGAAGAACTTTTAATAATAACTCCAACCTTGCTCAGCACCAGAAAGTTCACACTGGAGAACGGCCTTTtgagtgcagtgaatgtggaaGAGACTTCAGCCAGAGCTCCCACCTCCTTCGACATCAGAAAGTTCACACTGGAGAACGGCCTTTtgagtgcagtgaatgtggaaaagccttcagcAATAGCTCCACTCTCATTCAGCACCAGAAAGTACATACCGGGCAAAGGCCTTATGAATGCAGTGAATGTAGAAAGGCCTTCAGTCGCAGCTCCAGCCTGATTCAGCACTGGAGAATTCACACCGGCGAAAGGCCTTatgagtgcagtgaatgtgggaaagcctttgcTCACAGTTCCAGTCTCATTGAGCACTGGAGAGTTCACACAAGAGAAAGGCCTTatgagtgcagtgaatgtgggaaattctTTAGCCAGAACTCCATTCTCATTAAACATCAGAaagttcacactggagaaaggccttatCAGTGCAGCGAATGTGGGAAGTTCTTTAGCCGAAAGTCCAGCCTTATTTATCACTggagagttcacactggagaaaggccttatgagTGCAGTGAGTGCGGGAGAGCCTTCAGCAATAATTCTCACCTGGTTCGTCACCAGAGAGTTCACACACGGGAAAGGCCCTATGAGTGCAGtcaatgtgggaaagcctttagtgAACGATCCACACTTGTTCGACACCAGATAGTACACACCAGAGAAAGGACTTATGagtgtggccactgtggaaaaattTTTAGCCGTCTTTGCAATCTTGCTCAGCATAAAAGGATTCATACCTGA